From a single Nicotiana tomentosiformis chromosome 2, ASM39032v3, whole genome shotgun sequence genomic region:
- the LOC104098775 gene encoding prolycopene isomerase, chloroplastic isoform X2 has translation MGTLNFMFPNSLLDGNCKIVALGGSKLRNSKKISSCFDPLRIGNCTDVQQLHGLNLGLNKTKGRKWGIVSQLKAVVDKGVESYGSSDVEIDESCCYDAIVIGSGIGGLVAATQLAVKGAKVLVLEKYVIPGGSSGFYQRDGYTFDVGSSVMFGFSDKGNLNLITQALAAVGCKLEVIPDPTTVHFHLPNDLSVRVHREYDDFIQELVSKFPHEKEGIIKFYSECWKIFNSLNSLELKSLEEPIYLFGQFFKKPLECLTLAYYLPQNAGDIARKYIKDPGLLAFIDAECFIVSTVNALQTPMINASMVLCDRHFGGINYPVGGVGEIAKSLAKGLVNQGSQILYRANVTSIILDNGKAVGVKLSNGRKFYAKTIVSNATRWDTFGKLLKAENLPKEEEAFQKAYVKAPSFLSIHLGVKADVLPPDTDCHHFTLEDNWTNLEKPYGSIFLSIPTVLDSSLAPEGHHILHIFTTSSIEDWEGLSLKDYEAKKELVAERIISRLEKTLFPGLKSSIVFKEVGTPKTHRRYLARDSGTYGPMPRGTPKGLLGMPFNTTAIDGLYCVGDSCFPGQGVIAVAFSGVMCAHRVAADLGKHEKIRGAGQWSS, from the exons ATGGGTACCTTGAATTTTATGTTTCCCAATTCACTTCTTGATGGTAACTGCAAGATTGTAGCCTTGGGTGGTAGCAAACTCAGAAACAGTAAAAAGATAAGTTCTTGTTTTGACCCTTTGAGAATTGGGAATTGTACTGATGTCCAGCAGCTTCATGGCTTGAATTTGGGGCTGAATAAGACTAAGGGAAGGAAATGGGGTATTGTTTCACAGTTGAAAGCAGTTGTAGATAAAGGAGTGGAGAGCTATGGAAGTAGTGATGTAGAAATAGATGAGAGTTGCTGCTATGATGCCATTGTAATAGGGTCAGGAATAGGCGGATTAGTGGCAGCAACACAGCTAGCAGTTAAGGGAGCTAAGGTTTTAGTTTTGGAGAAGTATGTTATTCCTGGTGGAAGCTCTGGGTTTTACCAGAGGGATGGTTATACTTTTGATGTTGGTTCTTCAGTCATGTTTGGATTCAGTGATAAG GGAAACCTCAATTTGATAACTCAAGCATTGGCAGCAGTAGGATGTAAATTAGAAGTTATACCTGACCCAACAACTGTGCATTTCCACCTACCCAATGACCTTTCTGTCCGTGTACACCGAGAATATGATGACTTCATTCAAGAGCTTGTGAGTAAATTTCCACATGAAAAAGAAGGGATTATCAAATTCTACAGTGAATGCTGGAAG ATCTTTAATTCTCTGAATTCTTTGGAACTGAAGTCTTTGGAGGAACCCATCTACCTTTTTGGCCAGTTTTTTAAGAAGCCCCTCGAATGCTTGACTCTCg CCTACTATTTGCCCCAGAATGCTGGTGACATTGCTCGGAAGTATATAAAAGATCCCGGGTTGCTGGCCTTCATAGATGCAGAG TGTTTTATTGTGAGCACAGTTAATGCATTACAAACACCAATGATCAATGCAAGCATG GTTCTATGTGACAGACATTTTGGAGGAATCAACTATCCCGTGGGTGGAGTTGGCGAGATTGCCAAATCCTTAGCAAAAGGCTTGGTTAATCAGGGAAGTCAGATACTTTATAGGGCAAATGTCACAAGTATCATTTTGGACAACGGCAAAGCT gtGGGAGTGAAGCTTTCCAATGGAAGGAAGTTTTACGCTAAAACCATAGTATCAAATGCCACCAGATGGGATACTTTTG GAAAGCTTTTAAAAGCCGAGAATCTGccaaaagaagaagaagctttcCAGAAAGCTTATGTAAAAGCACCTTCCTTTCTTTCTATTCACTTGGGCGTTAAAGCAGATGTTCTTCCGCCAGACACTGATTGCCACCATTTTACCCTTGAG GATAATTGGACAAATTTGGAGAAACCATATGGAAGTATATTCTTGAGCATTCCTACAGTTCTTGATTCATCATTGGCCCCAGAAGGACACCATATTCTTCACATTTTTACAACGTCAAGCATAGAAGATTGGGAG GGACTCTCTCTGAAAGACTATGAAGCAAAGAAAGAGCTTGTTGCTGAAAGAATTATAAGCAGACTTGAAAAGACACTCTTCCCAGGGCTCAAGTCATCTATCGTCTTTAAAGAG GTGGGAACACCAAAGACACATAGACGATACCTTGCTCGTGATAGTGGTACCTATGGACCAATGCCACGCGGAACTCCAAAGGGATTACTTGGAATGCCTTTCAATACCACT GCTATAGATGGTCTATATTGTGTTGGCGATAGTTGCTTTCCTGGACAAGGTGTTATAGCTGTTGCCTTTTCAGGAGTAATGTGTGCTCACCGAGTTGCTGCTGACTTAGGTAAACATG AAAAAATCAGAGGTGCTGGACAGTGGTCTTCTTAG
- the LOC104098774 gene encoding calcium-dependent protein kinase 20-like, giving the protein MGNNCVGPKLANNGFLQSVTAAVWKPNQSENLPLPNEGDKRKENSVDSSNTNDAKGSDYNKSCIQSNPPPHLMINGDNTQMSVKEEVRNNNKNADANDNVTNKPVEGVKQNKPGHVKRVSSLGLEIESVLGRKTGNLKEIYSLGRKLGQGQFGTTFLCVEKSSGKEFACKSIAKRRLNTEEDVEDVRREIRIMHHLAGQPSVVQIVGAYEDAVAVHVVMELCVGGELFDRIIQRGHYSEKKAAELARVIVGVVEACHSLGVMHRDLKPENFLFVDQQEESPLKTIDFGLSVFFRPGETFGDVVGSPYYVAPEVLRKHYGQECDIWSAGVIIYILLSGVPPFWDETEQGIFEQVLKGELDFVSEPWPTISESAKDLVRKMLVRDPKKRLTAHEVLCHPWVRVGGVAPDKPLDCAVLSRLNQFSAMNKLKKIAVRVIAESLSEEEIAGLKEMFKMIDTDNSGNITLEELKKGLERVGADLMDSEIVSLMQAADIDNSGTIDYGEFIAAMLHLNKIQKEDHMYAAFSYFDEDGSGYITQDELQKACDKFGLSDIPIEELMREVDQDNDGYIDYSEFVAMMQDTGFGEKRSKRV; this is encoded by the exons atggGGAATAATTGTGTAGGACCCAAATTGGCTAACAATGGGTTCTTACAATCTGTTACTGCAGCCGTTTGGAAACCTAATCAATCTGAAAATTTACCACTCCCAAATGAAGGGGATAAAAGAAAAGAGAATTCAGTTGATTCATCAAATACAAATGATGCAAAGGGTTCTGATTATAACAAATCTTGTATTCAAAGTAATCCACCTCCACACCTTATGATAAATGGAGATAATACACAAATGAGTGTTAAAGAGGAGGTTAGGAATAACAACAAGAATGCAGATGCTAATGATAATGTTACTAATAAGCCCGTGGAGGGCGTGAAACAGAACAAGCCCGGTCATGTTAAGAGAGTATCGAGTCTGGGGcttgagattgaatctgttttaGGACGAAAAACGGGTAATTTGAAGGAAATTTATAGTTTAGGGAGGAAGTTAGGACAAGGGCAATTTGGGACGACATTTTTATGTGTAGAGAAGTCGAGTGGGAAGGAATTTGCATGTAAGTCCATAGCTAAGAGGAGGTTGAATACTGAGGAGGATGTGGAGGATGTAAGGAGGGAGATTCGGATAATGCATCACTTGGCAGGACAACCTAGTGTTGTACAAATTGTGGGGGCTTACGAGGATGCTGTTGCGGTTCATGTTGTAATGGAGCTTTGTGTGGGTGGAGAGCTTTTCGATAGGATTATACAGAGGGGGCATTATTCAGAGAAGAAAGCAGCTGAACTTGCAAGGGTAATAGTAGGTGTTGTAGAAGCATGCCATTCCTTGGGTGTTATGCATAGGGACCTCAAACCTGAGAACTTTCTTTTTGTCGATCAGCAAGAGGAGTCGCCCCTGAAGACGATTGACTTCGGGTTATCAGTGTTCTTCAGGCCAG GTGAAACCTTTGGTGATGTCGTTGGAAGTCCTTACTATGTGGCACCAGAAGTGTTGCGGAAGCATTATGGTCAAGAGTGTGATATTTGGAGTGCAGGAGTCATTATTTATATACTACTTAGTGGTGTTCCTCCATTTTGGGACG AGACGGAGCAAGGAATATTTGAACAGGTTTTAAAAGGGGAACTCGACTTTGTGTCAGAACCTTGGCCTACTATATCAGAAAGTGCAAAAGATCTAGTCAGAAAAATGCTTGTGAGAGATCCCAAAAAGCGGTTGACAGCCCATGAAGTTCTTT GTCATCCATGGGTCCGTGTTGGTGGGGTTGCTCCAGATAAGCCTCTTGATTGTGCTGTCCTAAGTCGTCTCAATCAGTTTTCTGCAATGAACAAATTAAAGAAGATAGCAGTCAGA GTAATTGCTGAAAGTCTGTCTGAAGAGGAAATCGCAGGACTGAAGGAAATGTTCAAAATGATAGACACCGATAACAGTGGAAATATTACGCTAGAAGAACTGAAAAAGGGTTTGGAAAGAGTGGGTGCCGATCTGATGGATTCAGAAATAGTTAGCTTAATGCAAGCG GCGGATATTGATAATAGTGGTACCATTGACTATGGCGAGTTTATAGCTGCTATGCTCCATTTAAACAAAATTCAGAAGGAAGATCACATGTATGCTGCTTTTTCATATTTTGATGAAGATGGTAGTGGATATATCACACAGGATGAGCTCCAAAAGGCTTGTGATAAGTTTGGTTTGAGCGATATCCCCATTGAAGAGCTTATGCGTGAAGTTGATCAAGATAAT GACGGATACATCGATTACAGTGAATTTGTAGCAATGATGCAAGACACTGGCTTTGGTGAGAAGAGAAGCAAAAGAGTGTAA
- the LOC104098775 gene encoding prolycopene isomerase, chloroplastic isoform X1 — translation MGTLNFMFPNSLLDGNCKIVALGGSKLRNSKKISSCFDPLRIGNCTDVQQLHGLNLGLNKTKGRKWGIVSQLKAVVDKGVESYGSSDVEIDESCCYDAIVIGSGIGGLVAATQLAVKGAKVLVLEKYVIPGGSSGFYQRDGYTFDVGSSVMFGFSDKGNLNLITQALAAVGCKLEVIPDPTTVHFHLPNDLSVRVHREYDDFIQELVSKFPHEKEGIIKFYSECWKIFNSLNSLELKSLEEPIYLFGQFFKKPLECLTLAYYLPQNAGDIARKYIKDPGLLAFIDAECFIVSTVNALQTPMINASMVLCDRHFGGINYPVGGVGEIAKSLAKGLVNQGSQILYRANVTSIILDNGKAVGVKLSNGRKFYAKTIVSNATRWDTFGKLLKAENLPKEEEAFQKAYVKAPSFLSIHLGVKADVLPPDTDCHHFTLEDNWTNLEKPYGSIFLSIPTVLDSSLAPEGHHILHIFTTSSIEDWEGLSLKDYEAKKELVAERIISRLEKTLFPGLKSSIVFKEVGTPKTHRRYLARDSGTYGPMPRGTPKGLLGMPFNTTAIDGLYCVGDSCFPGQGVIAVAFSGVMCAHRVAADLGFEKKSEVLDSGLLRLLGWLRTLA, via the exons ATGGGTACCTTGAATTTTATGTTTCCCAATTCACTTCTTGATGGTAACTGCAAGATTGTAGCCTTGGGTGGTAGCAAACTCAGAAACAGTAAAAAGATAAGTTCTTGTTTTGACCCTTTGAGAATTGGGAATTGTACTGATGTCCAGCAGCTTCATGGCTTGAATTTGGGGCTGAATAAGACTAAGGGAAGGAAATGGGGTATTGTTTCACAGTTGAAAGCAGTTGTAGATAAAGGAGTGGAGAGCTATGGAAGTAGTGATGTAGAAATAGATGAGAGTTGCTGCTATGATGCCATTGTAATAGGGTCAGGAATAGGCGGATTAGTGGCAGCAACACAGCTAGCAGTTAAGGGAGCTAAGGTTTTAGTTTTGGAGAAGTATGTTATTCCTGGTGGAAGCTCTGGGTTTTACCAGAGGGATGGTTATACTTTTGATGTTGGTTCTTCAGTCATGTTTGGATTCAGTGATAAG GGAAACCTCAATTTGATAACTCAAGCATTGGCAGCAGTAGGATGTAAATTAGAAGTTATACCTGACCCAACAACTGTGCATTTCCACCTACCCAATGACCTTTCTGTCCGTGTACACCGAGAATATGATGACTTCATTCAAGAGCTTGTGAGTAAATTTCCACATGAAAAAGAAGGGATTATCAAATTCTACAGTGAATGCTGGAAG ATCTTTAATTCTCTGAATTCTTTGGAACTGAAGTCTTTGGAGGAACCCATCTACCTTTTTGGCCAGTTTTTTAAGAAGCCCCTCGAATGCTTGACTCTCg CCTACTATTTGCCCCAGAATGCTGGTGACATTGCTCGGAAGTATATAAAAGATCCCGGGTTGCTGGCCTTCATAGATGCAGAG TGTTTTATTGTGAGCACAGTTAATGCATTACAAACACCAATGATCAATGCAAGCATG GTTCTATGTGACAGACATTTTGGAGGAATCAACTATCCCGTGGGTGGAGTTGGCGAGATTGCCAAATCCTTAGCAAAAGGCTTGGTTAATCAGGGAAGTCAGATACTTTATAGGGCAAATGTCACAAGTATCATTTTGGACAACGGCAAAGCT gtGGGAGTGAAGCTTTCCAATGGAAGGAAGTTTTACGCTAAAACCATAGTATCAAATGCCACCAGATGGGATACTTTTG GAAAGCTTTTAAAAGCCGAGAATCTGccaaaagaagaagaagctttcCAGAAAGCTTATGTAAAAGCACCTTCCTTTCTTTCTATTCACTTGGGCGTTAAAGCAGATGTTCTTCCGCCAGACACTGATTGCCACCATTTTACCCTTGAG GATAATTGGACAAATTTGGAGAAACCATATGGAAGTATATTCTTGAGCATTCCTACAGTTCTTGATTCATCATTGGCCCCAGAAGGACACCATATTCTTCACATTTTTACAACGTCAAGCATAGAAGATTGGGAG GGACTCTCTCTGAAAGACTATGAAGCAAAGAAAGAGCTTGTTGCTGAAAGAATTATAAGCAGACTTGAAAAGACACTCTTCCCAGGGCTCAAGTCATCTATCGTCTTTAAAGAG GTGGGAACACCAAAGACACATAGACGATACCTTGCTCGTGATAGTGGTACCTATGGACCAATGCCACGCGGAACTCCAAAGGGATTACTTGGAATGCCTTTCAATACCACT GCTATAGATGGTCTATATTGTGTTGGCGATAGTTGCTTTCCTGGACAAGGTGTTATAGCTGTTGCCTTTTCAGGAGTAATGTGTGCTCACCGAGTTGCTGCTGACTTAG GATTTGAGAAAAAATCAGAGGTGCTGGACAGTGGTCTTCTTAGACTACTCGGTTGGTTAAGGACACTAGCATAA